gtccatgcaagaggcctatgtccagcagtggtcgtccatcggctgataatgatgatgatggatgtccactgctggaaataggcttcttgcatggacttccaaacaacacggtcttgAGTTGCGAATCCGTCTAATATGTCTCGATAGATCAACAGTAAAGGAGCCGGATTCGACAATCAGAGGTTCGTTATCCACTCGCTAGACTAGTACCCGCTCCTTAGTCTTTGCCGACTACTTATTAAGAGAAGACTAGGAATGGtagtatttaaaagatatggcaaatattcttgaaaaaaatctaCTAGTGCGCATATACCAAATAATGAATACAAAATTAGAATACACTTACCAGTGCGTCTGATCCATGTCCTCCAAGAGAAGTCGGGAACCTCACATCTTTAACGTcaatttgtgtaatttttaaacCACTTTTACTTGGAAACGGCATTATCTCAATCGTATGTATACGAGAACTATCTCAAAcggttttaattataatgattcTTTCCGCTACTATCTTCAAGTTATATACTTTGATGTGTTATTTGCCTAGAACGACTTATCAGCTTCAGTGTAACTATCGAGGGCGCTAAGAATAACTCGCATactaattacttattaattattcctatctatacttatattaaaactgtaaatggtcaaattctgtattttgaaaatttttatttatacaaacgatactgaagccaataatattttttttcgatttctagtctgtctgtccgtactTTTTGTTGAacaggcatcacgctgaaactactgaatgaattcaaatgaaattttgacGTTTTGACccataatacggagcaggttatagataattaattgattatgaaacacggctaaaactcacgtgatattaggtcggagtatgcccgactagtttcgaacccatacggggcccttagtcatgagctggttcttgcatcgcggcatgatccaatagtttaaattctaaaataggttatagataattttatagccaaaataaaatcagaagggggtgtaatatgggttgaaagtttgtatggaaagtcccccatttttagagttacagttataaaaaattgtcaataaatcataaaagatatacgaaataaaatgtgattaaaaattttcaaaattcaacccTAAAATGGTGAAAacacttgaaagtttacattgatttccacgcgaacagggtcgcgggcgtccgctagtttatgtaattaatttaaattatttgactattgtaattgtattgtagTGTAATTGTGTGTATTATAATTGTAACTATTTAACGTTAAAGGATATAATTCAAAAATGcaaatacaatgaaaaaaataatttattataagagcCTTGGTATCTAGtcttatatgtatagatagatacatataatattttatctctcaatttggcatgcaaaaatttattttccgGTTGTTGAGAGTGCATGACTAGAAAACGACATCAaataacaaaatcaaatatttttagcaaatCTCCTTTTTACatcaatataaattttcatataatcgTCTGAATATCAcagaataattttcattttcataaatttcaTTCATACTTAGTAAAACTAATTAAGACACCTATTTTGTGTCTAATACAATTGGAATGgaagaaaaataatgtatattgtattgatttttaaaaacttagtCTTATAGTGCACTTAACTAAGCAATAATAGTAAAATTACCATTTAGTAAAAACGAGCAccataaaaattgtaaaataggtatatataaaataatgaatagtgtacctaacactaaaatatttataaaatgtggtTAAAATGGTTcatatctaaaatatatttctttacaaAATACGCATTAACAGGGCTATAATGCCCTTTGAATGCTCGGAAAATTTACTCTGCATCCGTCATTACACAATTACCTACTTAGCTAGTAAAACATCATAATCTCGAAATACATTAAATTAGTTGCACCAAGAGGTTTGTcatcttctttattttttcaaaaatgctttTACATGTTGACACCTATATTGTCATCTTCATAAatgtaaatgcgaaaggtcacgaaatctcgaaatgacgtacaaagatgaaatttggcagggaggtagtctatagttagtaggtatccgcgaagaacggattttgcgatagggccggtttaaagaggtctaagggcggacaaagtcgcgggcatccgcaaGATTTTGATAATCTAAGATTATCACAAATAAGATCTTAGATAGGTCAGACTGTGATATTTTTGTCGTATTTTTAAACCaaattttagataatttatatacaaaaacaatTAGCGACTATGATTTAAGCACATGtctttattatacatataaattgaaATCTCAAGTACTTAACGCGTTCATTACAAAACAAgattttacaattaaataccTATTACTGGTCAATAAATCAGCTACACAGTTTtgagtattatttaaaactagccgatgtcacgcagtttcacccgcgtagttaccgttTCCGTAGgtatacgaggataaaatatagcctatagcacccagGGAAACTGTAGCTACTCACCAGTGAAAGAatgattaaaatcggttcagtagtttcggagcctactCAATGCGAACAATCATATCTTTTATCTTTAATAGATTAGGTTTAAAGTAAACGTATTATGGACTATCAGCATGCAATGATCAGACtttcgtgattttataaaagctgaaagttcgtcagctCAAACTTctaatatatatgtttttacaTAAATAGTTTATATGTTAATACATATATGTAGTTGACAACCATGGACTATGGtaactttgggaggtagcaggtaacAAAGATGTTAAATCgttcaagtaggtatataaagcgTGTTCTTTTAATGTTTTCTTCAGGATGATTTGAGAAATCATGACCACTTAGCTTTAATGTAGGTAAACCCTTGCCTgacacatttaaattttatataggtatatatttatacctatataaaattcaaGCTGATAACTTTACCTGCTACCACCAATTAACCACTGGTTAACCATCTTTACAACTAATTCATACCTATATCCCAAATAGCatgcaattttatatttttctaatacaaatttaaaatattatttttattattattataaattgaaaatgcatCCATTCTTtacataaacaataacaataaatgatACTTATTTAAGAATTGTACTTCAAAAACCTTCTCTGTCAATCTATATATACAAACATATCAACTTATgaatattaatcaattttacaacaacattaatataaatgattaatattatatttacttctCTAGTAAAAATACGTTATTGCTCAATTACTTTGTACTTCCGACCAGCTTCATTGTTATTAACCTTTGTTGTACATGGCGGCCATTTCTTTAACAATCTGCCTCTCACCGTCCTCCCACAGAACGTTAGCTAATTTTCCCAATGTACCGTCATCGTCGTTGCGGATCCAATCAAGTAGCAATTTGTAACGAGCCTTTaacgaaaatgaaaatattattaaattgtatttattgaaaaaaccTTTAGAAGTATGTTTTACATTTCtaccagcggacgcccacgacttcatctgcgtggatgaagtcgagggcgtccgcctTTCTACTttctactcgtaatattattgtgatatgtatctatacctacatataaaaatataaaacccaaTCCAATGTGGTTCAATCCTTGCCCGCTGGTTTATTGTCTATTCCTAGTCAAAGGGATATGGGTATGttgatgaatatttaaaagatataccAAATATTCCTTTAACTCCagaaataattttgacaaaaataagCATAAAGAAAACCACATATTTAGGGATACTTTAGTTTAGTAGTCTtagtaaaaaagttaatttacataattacctCTGCTACTCCATGTTTGGCCATGTCAATTTCAACAGTTTCAATTTCTCCTTGCTTATAACCCAGTCTTCTGAAGAAACTGTACCAGTTCTTGCCCAAGTGTTTTGatatatattcaatataatcATGTTCAGGCTGAAAAAAGAGAAAtcaaagaattttgaattttgtaagtTTAATTATTTGCAACCTTTTCAAACctgacaatagggatgatgacagttttttaaattgtatgtaaattaagagtatactaatagcaaagcaattttgtaaaagtaacagggtatcttcgatcattactttcggagctacaggaatttaaagggtcagatttgcggcgctgccacggatccctgaaaaaacgctccatacaaaatggcacgatttagtgacgtcgttggctcgctgatcgttaggtttgtatgggcgttcaaacaaaattactaatatctttgttatttgtgcgtttatgttcattgttcatttattgaaaaatgtcacatttaatgtaaggaagctaaaactgtatgaattttcatctaattacgataaaaaaaatttaatagattttgaaattttataatcttatttattttgcaaatatccaaacaatctttgctttttatgtataaattagttaaaattaaccttatttacccgaatgtatcataaaaatcaatatattcaaacctagtcatcatccccatttgttatgtattttttaactattttatagcaacagtgaatagacatcttctaggcaagcataTAACAACTTATTATAgagaattcaaaaaattctttatttgtgctgtacaatttatttgttggtaacatcaagaaaggctgtagtatagatctTGTCATTGCATTCCATCAGGCAGGTTTGTATATTGCACAGCACAAATACAGAATCTTttgaattaataagaaaaatttGTTATACTCCAAAATCTTGAGAAACCTCAAGGCAGtgaataattttgttgaaataatgaCTTTAGtgtaaaaatgtaatgtatgtaatcTTACGTCTTACAGTTATTTAATCTCCCTTTCAACTACtactactttaaaaaaaacagatccAAATCAATccattgacggccgcgtggcgcagtgggtagtgaccctgctttctgcatccacggttgtgggttcgattcccacaactggaaaatatttgtgtgatgggcaatgagtgttttccagtgtctgtgtgtatttatacattatataagtatttatatgtatttatacattatataagtatttatatgtagtatataattgtatattaatattataattataatatcaactatcttagcacccacacaagctactctgtatgcttactttggggctagatagtgatgtgtattgtttaagtatatttatttatatttattatattattatttgtttatgagGTACAATGCCACAGTTCTACACTGATCTGATACAATCTGTAAACTAAGAAAGTCaggtttaaaaatttaataaagaaggATACCTTATTTGTAGCTTCTAACAGGCGGATAATTAAGTTAGTTTTCTCAACAGGTTCTTCATCTTCAAAATTTGCAGATGCGTTTGGCTGCCCACGATGGCCATAAACAGGGCCCATGTAGTACACAAGTTCGTTCCCACATCGGACGTTGTTGGAGTTCACTATGTTAATGACATTGCCAGTTGCTGATAACAATGTCATAAAATGagtcaaaatttatttggtGAATAAATTCCATATCTCAACACACACATCCTCTAATAATCTGTTATGCCATGATAAATACAGTTTAGAGTTTTTAATCTAAATATTCTATCAAATTtgttttaacttattaattttcaataagtGTGGAGAACCGAAccataatattttgatacaaTTTGTAACATCAGAGCATTACAGTGAAGAATATgtatatgaatttaaaatgttacattAAAGACAAAATATCAGAAGTAAAGGCGGCTATCATCACTCATCATGAGTCTAAAATTCTATAGAGCCCCAGGTTATGACCTCATCATGGCAAAAACTCTAAGAGAACTACCAATCAAGGGATTAATTTTCATAACACAGCTTTACAACTCTCTCCTCTATACAAACTTTGTTCCACCACAACGGCAATATTATAACATAATGCTCAAAAGctaatctaaaatattatattacagaaGAATGGTCCCAGTGAGGACCTTATAGGACTGTTTTAGCCTAATAGATATTGTGGTTTTAACCTCCAAGTTGACTGGTTACCACCATTTGTATGTACAATTTGCACATACATAATGAGTCATGAACAgacataatttttaatactaCATGTTGTTACATGCTTACATGATGAAAATTGTTAAATACTGACACAGGTTTTCTCTTCTCAGCAACAATAGATATAGGTAATAAGAAGAGTGCAGTTAATCTAATCTACACTTCTGAGAATATCTAACAATATGTAACAgcaaattgtatattatattatatatattatattatataatgtaacaATTTACAGATACTGTGTAGATTTATTCCCACACTTTGTCAAAGGGTGCTaccccacacacacacacacacacaaataaacaTTGCTAAGTATTGCTATACAAGTGTGTGGGGTGTTAGGAAGTCTCTGATTATAGGAAGCCACAAAATGTATTTAGTGTTACCTTGAGTGTTGACGGTGCTACTTGCGTTACTGCTCCGTCTATCATCGTCCTCTGGCATATCGGGAGTATCTCTATTTGGTGTGGAGAAAGATTTCTTATACTTCGGCTTCTTCTTGCCTTTCTTAGGATCATCTTGTTCGACAAATATTTCTTCCTGGTCGTCCCCGAAATCCACATTGTCATTCTGTGCTTCTGTTTGTGAGTTATCTTGCGGGGATGAATCATTTTGCCGCGGTGGCCTCGGTACAGCATCCGATTTGAGGTTTTTGAATAAATCTAAAAACTTGGCACTTAGCTTGCTAGCCATTTTCGAGATCTAGTAATAAATTGtgtgaaaataattgaaaacaaaTAAGGATTAAGCggaaacaaagtaaaaaaaccCCAGTGACGTAaaccacaaaacaaaaacaagaaatcaatcacagacaaacaaacaatactATCAGCTGCAAAATGTCATGTCTCATTTGACAGTAATTGTCATTTCACATCAATcaacacaaacgtcaaatgattatagcttcatttgtcgtctgtgcccttaattttataaaagtaccgATGATTCGATTTTTTGGCGGGAATCGAGAAGCGtgcttttaaaattgaaaattttaatttaaaattttttcagtaatatacgtgtgaaataaagtgtacaaatgtaaattaaatcagGCAAAATGCCGTCAGACAGTGATGGTGATGCCCACGAAAGGCTAGACAGAAAAAAACGTAAAGTGCATAAGTCTGGTGAGGACgagagtttaaaatataaaccctATATAAAGGCAGGTTATAGCAGAGCCTACACGGATAATAGCACTAACGCGGAATTCCCAGTGTTTGTGGAAAGCAGTGAGGCGGAAATTAAATTGGGGAACAAAAACCCATTAGTTGTGTCCAAATACTTTAAACAAGTAAAAGGTATCTATGAGAGCAGGCGCATTAatgctaacaaaataatgttagtatTCAAACAAGCAACAGCAGCCAATGATTTTCTCAAACATGAATGCCTAACGGTTTACAATCTTCGTGCCTTCATCCCGGCATCTTCTGTGGAGAGGGTGGGGGTTGTCAGGTTTATACCTAAAGAGTCCAGTAACcatgaactatttaataaactttcttcagagtgtgagattattggtgtaagacgattcatgaaaaaggttgtagacgatgttgttcctttgtcaactattagtgtaatttttgcaggaacaactttaccacaatatatatatttagacaattggcgttataaggtctatacatatattcctccactaatgcaatgttttaaatgtatgagatttaatcactatgggaaaatatgcaaaaatatacagGTCTGTTCACGCTGTGCTGGTGAACACCACTACAAAGCATGCACGGCTGATACATTGAAGTGCAGTAATTGTGGTGGAGCTCACTTAGCCATATCCAAAACTTGCCCGATAAAGGCAGcgagattagaaaaaaataaacaatgttatgctaaggtaattgaaattaatagtgttaattttcctactctcccgaagcctcaacaaatacagcaaaaattcCACCAATCTAAACTAGACACACaagaaaatttagatatttcttattcagatatcattaataataaaaaaatattatccgcaataattaatacattagttactataggaaactcaaatgacataaaaagcacaagtaaaattaaagaagcatttttgaaacatttgaataaagtttaatggcttcaaagctcattattgctcaacataacattcagagtattaataataaaaaacccttagtaaaaacatttttaacacaggaaaatattgatattttattattaaatgaaacttggcttaaaaactctagtaatcttgtaaaaatcccaggctataactttgttggaaaaaatgcaaagaatgaacatggtggtgtaggtattttattaagaaatacatttaaatataaacttttgaaaacaaaattttatgaagatgtTCAATCCATAGCAATTTCTTTAGGAACCAATGTTGGTGACTTATCAATACTTTGTGTTTATTgtccacctaaaaataaaaataaatgtaaaatcaatagACTTAAAAGTATCATCAGTGATATGCCAAAGCCCTGTTTAGTAGCAGGAGACTTTAATGCACATCATATTTCTTTTGGTTGCCATAGTACAAATTCAAGGGGTAGAagcctatttgatatttttgatgaacAGGATCTGTGCATATTAAATTCTGGTAGGTCTACTACACTTCAGAGACCATATGCAAATAGTTCTGCTATTGACATAACTGGAGTGAGCCCAGTGCTCGCTCCGTTATGTGAATGGACAGTAGGTGTAGACACTTTGGGTAGTTACCACTATCCCacattcacaaaaattaacttaattccatctaaatattctgtcaatgataaagtagagaaatttttatataataaagcagattgggataaatattttaagaaatccaaGGAGTATTTTGAGTATATGACATTTAATGAACTAGATCCTTTACAGTCATATaacaaattttgtgaaattttgaacattttaaaaaaagaatgtattcCGCTTGTTAAATTTGAGGGTCCAAGAACTATTAAAGCTCCCGCTCCTTGGTGGGATGAAAATTGTGCTGTAGCagttaaaaattccaaagaggctttacaattatataggcaagtagggttaatggtaaattatataaattataaaaaaatagatgcacttaaaaaaataatcattaaaaaagcaaagaaagatagttggaataaactttgttcatcatttaatagatacactcctataacttatatatggaattatatgaaaagatttaaacgaataaataaccaaccgaaacttaaaaatgatgtatggattccaaatttcatctcaaaacttaaacagaataataataacacaaacttaATCAACTCTGTTTTTGAATACAACAATGACAATGAAAATTCCATGTGGCTACTAAATCCATTCACCTATGCAGAATTCAATATAGCACTTCAATCAAGAAAGGAATCTGCACCAGGATTAGACGACATtccttatataatgtttaaaaagttacataaagcaggtcaaatagctttacttaatatttttaacaagttatggctttctcaatgtattccagagagttggaagattcaatgtataataccaattttgaaacaagATAAACCTGAAGACGATTGCAATTCTTACAGACCTATATCGCTGACTTCTTGCATAGGAAAATTGTTTGAAGTAATGCTTAAACTAAGATTGGACTACTTTgtagaaactaataatttattaccaggTTTTCAATATGGTTTCCGTAGAGGTAAAAGCGCATCAGAgagtataacttcatttatatatGATATGAAGAATTGTCAATTGTCTAAATCCACagcagtatgtatatttttggatatagaGGGGGCTTATGATAATGTGGACTTAAACCAGCTCATCAATTGTCTTCATGAAATCGGTATCCctggaaaaatgttaaaatggctttcaaatttttttaataatagacacttttatgttaagtacaataatatactccATGGGATAAACCAAACTAGTAAAGGTCTTATGCAAGATTCAGCATTGTcaccaattttgtataatttatacacctcacaaattgaaaattttttattaggagatgttaaaattttacaatttgcggatgacttgttaatgtatagtgtaaatagaaatatagaaatagctaaaaatactattaattctgCACTGTTCCAGTTGcagtcttattataaaaatttgttaaaattaaatatcaatacttcCAAAAGTTCATGTATGATTTTTGGCAGCCCAGTGGGgaataacatcaaatataatggtacagatattccatttgtaaatcaaaagaaatttttgggtgtaattatcgataataaattaaaatttgacagacatattaattatattagcaaaaatgcgttaaaaggcattaatttattgagatgTTTGACTGGAACGTTTTGGGGCTCTGATCCTAAAGTCCtatctctattatataaaagcatggtcagaagtcactttgattatagtttccttgcatatatgcaagtcaattccacattattaaaaaaacttgatgttaTTCAAAACATTGGCTTGCGCATAATAAGTGGGGCTATGCGCTCCACACCTGTTAATTCAATGGAAGTAGAGACTTGTATTTCTCCTTTAATTGTAAGACGCATATATTTAGctgaaagattttgtttgaaagctctaTCGTCGAGCTCCTCAATAGTGAACAAACTTTTGCTTCCAAATAGTTTACTAACTGTAACTAAATCTACAACTGAATCTTTACAAGCGACTGCAAATTCACTTTTGGCAGGTAAACAACCtaccatatctattattatgacatatatgCATAATATTGCCACTAACATAAATGTTAGTAACGCCTGGCCCATGTACTCTTGCTCCTTTGAGAGcttgattatgaaaaataaaattcatttgttgaatattacgtcaaacatagacttccggatgtttattgataaaaattgtaaatattattataagttatatacagATGGATCTAAAAATCAGCACTTTGTAAGTGCTGCTTTCTATGATCCACAAAACAAATTTAGTAAAGCGTTTAAGTTAAATTCTCGATGTAGTATTTTTACTGCGgaatcttttgcaattttaaaagcaatttcttatataaaagaggaaattttacatagtgtaaataattgtattatagtaacagattccaaaagtgttcttttagctattaacaatttcaattttagttataagtcttcatacattatttttcaaattaaaaatatagacaTAAGAAAAACTGGAATGAACGTAGAATTTGTCTGGGTACCCTCCCACAGAGGTATAGCGGGCAATGAACTGGTTGATTCTGTAGCAAGACAAGGATTGTTTAATGAAGATTGTTCAGACAATATCAAAACTCCATTTACAGACTTTTATCATGAAGTGAAGAAGAGACAGAAGTTGCTTTGGCATGAACTTTGGAAGGAAACTAGTAAAAGTAAAGGATGTTGGTACGCAgacatacaaaatgaaataccgGTGCAGCCATGGTATAACAAAATGAGTTGGGATTCAAgaaaattcatatcaataataaaccgactaaggtttggtcactgtttagtgccaagccatttattcaaattaaaaatttataaagataacaaatgcatgtactgtaaaaaagatgacgcagatatcaatcacataattttcaagtgttcagcttttggtatacaaagaataatattagcaagttcgatagagttagtaaaggaagaaaactaaattaagtgtgatccccgccacattaaggaattgttgaggaaccatttattttataagcctgttttagatttcattagtaacacaatagaaaaattgtaaaatacagtagtaaatttatatttagacgacgacgacgataattttaagtgctttgtattatttttaagaaaaattgtaatattttaagcagggcctataaggacttgtatccaaggccgtaaaataaattataaaaaaaaaaaaaaaaaaaagtaccgaTCGCAGCTCCTTCTAcgctattaatatatttttttaatatatagttTCGATTTCAAGGTCAACTATCACCTTGAAATCGAAACTATATATTAATACTAtcgatattatgtataaatacttttacgaGTTCGCTAGGTATCGATAATGTCGACAGTATCGATATTATACTAGTGGAATATTCAGGGGCGTAACTACCGCCGTAtctgccgtatcaatgatatagGGCCCCGTACTACACccgggccccttacgtgtgaaagtaaAAATTTGTAATGTACT
This DNA window, taken from Bicyclus anynana chromosome 1, ilBicAnyn1.1, whole genome shotgun sequence, encodes the following:
- the LOC112052094 gene encoding uncharacterized protein LOC112052094 yields the protein MASKLSAKFLDLFKNLKSDAVPRPPRQNDSSPQDNSQTEAQNDNVDFGDDQEEIFVEQDDPKKGKKKPKYKKSFSTPNRDTPDMPEDDDRRSSNASSTVNTQATGNVINIVNSNNVRCGNELVYYMGPVYGHRGQPNASANFEDEEPVEKTNLIIRLLEATNKPEHDYIEYISKHLGKNWYSFFRRLGYKQGEIETVEIDMAKHGVAEARYKLLLDWIRNDDDGTLGKLANVLWEDGERQIVKEMAAMYNKG